A segment of the uncultured Desulfobulbus sp. genome:
TGGCTGGCAGCCTTTTGCAACCGTTGCGTAGCCCAGGGGCTGAGACTGTTAAGCGAGGTGACCACCACTCGACCTCCAGGTTTGACCACACGGTTCAGTTCTTCTATTGCCTTTGCTCCATCCGCAACAAACTCGATTGCAGTCATGGAAAATACTCGGTCAAAGCTGTTATCAGCAAAAGGGAGTGCGCACATATCGGCGCAGAGACCGAAAAAACTTGTATTCCCCCGGGCAACAGCTCGACTGAGCATGGCCGTGGAGAGATCAATGCCTGTAACCTGCGCCCCTACTTTGAGCACATCATCCGTAAAAATACCGGTTCCACAGCCCACATCAAGAATATGTTCTCCAGGAAGTGGCTCAAGAAATTTCAACAAAAGCTCTGCTTCATACCAGCGTACCAGTTGGCCGATGGGGGTGGCAAACCAGTTATCGTAGGTGTCGGTCCAGGAATCAAAAAGAGCGGTGGCCATGACTGTAGTCTAAAATTTTTTTTATTGTTCCCGCAAATATAACGAGAACAGCGTTTCGTGCTCCGCACCTTACTCTTTGAGAGCTCTGCACTGGATACGGTAAGAGTTGTATACGAAGCTCTAAAATTTCATCCATGCGACTGTATTACGCCGCCTGAATAAGGGTCCCCTAACACGGACAAGTTCTACCCCATTTCCGGGAGAAAGCCGAGCAGATTTCTTTGAAATTCCTTTTCTTTTGTTCAACAAAAAAAATAGCGAAACAACCTCATGGATTGTTTCGCCAGATTTTTTCAGTAAATGGGAACTGTTGAGTCAACTCAACAGTTCCCTACCCGCTGACAACGGTTGTCACTGAAATAAAAGCCTACAGTTTCTTCATAGTTGGTTGGAGTTAACGAATCTTAACCGGCTTGCAGAGATGCTCAGCGTCTGGAGCCATGCCGCCACATGATTCACAACTAAAGTGCATATCCTCCCGCCTTTCTTCACAGACTTGGTCTGTTGCCGTGGCACAGAAATTAGCATCAAGCTCTTCACTGGTGGGATTACACAATTGACCAGCATCGTAGGAACGAGAGCCGCAGTTGACACACGTATATTTCATGGAATTTCTCCCTGTGTTTATCTATCCTTGAGAAGAAGGCTCTTCCCCTCTTTTTTCCCAGTTCCTCTACAGTAGTCTCTTTTCGACTAATGTCAATAATGATAATTTATATTATTATCGTCACCCCTGTTAATATAAAAAATCATTATTATAGTAACATATAAGGACCTAGCAACGAATGCAGCCGTTGCATTGTCCTAACAAAGATGACTGCTCATTCAGCCAGGAGGTTCACCATGACCACCTTGTATACGAACGGGAAAAATATTCATGTCGACGAAAAAGGCTACCTTGTCGATCCCACCATGTGGAATGAGGAGGTGGCACAGACCCTGGCTCATCATGAGGGGTTGCCTCCTCTTGACCAGAGCCAATTAGAGATAATCCGGCAGATGAGGGAATATTACTCCACCAATAAAGTCTTCCCAATCTTAGATAATATTTGCCGCATGACGCATAACCCAGGTCATTGTGGGTACAACGCGTTCACCAATCCTGAGAAAGCATGGAAGATAGCCGGATTACCTGAGCAAGACGGTGTCCATTTTATCACGATGGATGGGACTCATTATTTCATGGAACCCTACTGCTGATGCGAAATTTCAGTGTAACCGTCCCCCGCAACTGAACACCCGAAGGAGGCTTATTATGTTACGTTACGACAGAAAAGATCTCTGCCAGCAAATTACCAACCTGTATCCAGATATTGGTGCATGTGGTCGGGACATTACCGTTACCTACGATACGACAGAGCAGGCATGGTTAGTTCACCTGAAAGATGGAACGCACTCTCTCGACCATTTTCTTGAGCGAGTCGATGCCGATTCTTGTATGACTGGTAAGCAGTGTATTGGACTGGGGCTGGAAATTGCCCAGCTGAAAAATAACCTGCAAGGGAAACAGTTCTAAGCCGGTGGGGCTCACATAAAATGACTCAGGCTCTATAATCAACGCCTGCCCCTTAAGCGCGGGTGTTCGTTGAACAACGTTTTTCTCACAACAGACGAAAACCCTCCGTGAAGACTGACATTGTTTGGCTTCTCCCGCGCCCTTCTTAATCCCTTCCTCGTAGAGCAACCTATCTGCACCAAATCGAAAAAACAGCCCCTATTTGCCTCTGCCACTCGACGACATGATGGAACAGTCTGCGCTCAAAGTTCAGGGTATAATTTGAACTCATTGTTGTTCCATCTGTTGACTAATGAGAGAGAAGAGTTACCATTTTTAACTATAGGCTGCAAAAAACACACTGAAGTACAATCATTTCACGGAGGAGACTATGAGTACGTCACAAACCGACAAAACAGTCTGTCCAACCTGCATGGGAAACAAAGTAATCAGTGGTGTCTGCGAGACCAGTTCAGAATGGGAAGGGATTAAAACCGCTGACCAGGAAGAATGCACATCAAGCGACAGTTGTTCCGGTCAGGTGTGCACACCTGACACGCCCTGCCCGACCTGTAACGGCACAGGATACGTTTAAGTCCTGACCGCAATTATCTTTTCAACTCTTCCATCTATAACTCCACGCATCTACAGCTTCCCCTTGCGTGAAAGTTGTCTTGCACGACTGCTGCCTTACAGAATTCCTTTTTTTAACAAGTCGTGCAGTCTGTTTGCAAGGTGTCCTGCATTTCCTGCGACTGCTGACAACAGGAGTGCAGGACACTCGTCTTTGCCGGTTGAACCTGAACGCTCCGTACAGCGCACAGCCATCAGGTCCCCCATGGAGCACGTGTGTGCATGCTCTCTCTGTTTGAGCCTCTTAAACGTCTACCTTCGGGGAGCTGATGACGGTGCTCGTCTGGTAGCTCAGGGCAGGTGCGTTCTGCCTTGAAAACGATTTTCTCTCCACGATGACTCCACTTTTTTCAAAAGGAATTCTTTATGGCCAATCAATCATCCACCTTCCTGAACGTGATGTTTGGAGGAGAAGCCGGTCAAGGCTTGCAAACCCTTGGCCTCATTTTGGCCCGAACCCTCCGTGGTGGCGGGCTCCATGTTTTTGCCATCAACGAGTTTATGTCCCGCATTCGTGGTGGCAGCAATTCGCTAACCTTAAGAACCTCTACCGAAGCTGTCCGTGCCCCCTCCGACCAAATTGATTGCTGCGTCCTGCTCGATAATGACGCGCTACCTCGACTGAGAAACCGCCTGGGCAATAACACCTTGCTTATAGGTGATCCAGCCATTTTTCCTTCCGAGCAGGAGATAGCGCCCCTTCCCTTGCAGGAACTCTCCAAAGAGGCCGGAGGAGCCGTTTATGATAACAGTATCGTCTGTGGTTTTATCCTTCGCTTGATCGGTTGGGATCTTGAGCCCTTAGATACCGCACTGAAACAAACCTTCTCTGATGAGGAGATCCAGAAAAAAAATCGCCACGCTGCCCAACTCGGCTGGAAGCATGCGGCTGATCTTGAAGGACGCTTCCCTCTCCCCTGTAATCAGCGAGCCCATAATCGTCTGCTCCTTGATGGTTCACAGGCGGTGGCACTGGGTGCGGTCGCAGGCGGCTGCTCCTTTATTTCGTCCTATCCCATGTCGCCAGCAACGGGTGTCCTCATTCATTTGGCCAGGCTGGCCGCTGATCATGGCATCGTCGTGGAGCAGGCAGAAGATGAAATCAGCGCGGTCAACATGGGCATCGGTTCCTGGTACGCTGGTGGGCGTGCACTGGTCAGCACCTCAGGCGGTGGCTTTGATTTAATGGGTGAAGGGGTGAGTTTAGCCGGTATCATGGAGTTGCCTCTGGTGATCCATATAGCTCAGCGTCCTGGCCCGGGAACAGGCCTTCCCACCCGGACTGAACAGGGAGATCTTGAAATTGCCCGCTACTCCGGCCACGGCGAATACC
Coding sequences within it:
- a CDS encoding TusE/DsrC/DsvC family sulfur relay protein, with amino-acid sequence MTTLYTNGKNIHVDEKGYLVDPTMWNEEVAQTLAHHEGLPPLDQSQLEIIRQMREYYSTNKVFPILDNICRMTHNPGHCGYNAFTNPEKAWKIAGLPEQDGVHFITMDGTHYFMEPYC
- a CDS encoding class I SAM-dependent methyltransferase gives rise to the protein MATALFDSWTDTYDNWFATPIGQLVRWYEAELLLKFLEPLPGEHILDVGCGTGIFTDDVLKVGAQVTGIDLSTAMLSRAVARGNTSFFGLCADMCALPFADNSFDRVFSMTAIEFVADGAKAIEELNRVVKPGGRVVVTSLNSLSPWATQRLQKAASHGHSLFEQVTFRSPDEMRSLIPHPCEIRTAIHFSKQESVDRVEAIEQQGMAQGVETGAFLATRWEKP
- a CDS encoding 2-oxoacid:acceptor oxidoreductase subunit alpha, yielding MANQSSTFLNVMFGGEAGQGLQTLGLILARTLRGGGLHVFAINEFMSRIRGGSNSLTLRTSTEAVRAPSDQIDCCVLLDNDALPRLRNRLGNNTLLIGDPAIFPSEQEIAPLPLQELSKEAGGAVYDNSIVCGFILRLIGWDLEPLDTALKQTFSDEEIQKKNRHAAQLGWKHAADLEGRFPLPCNQRAHNRLLLDGSQAVALGAVAGGCSFISSYPMSPATGVLIHLARLAADHGIVVEQAEDEISAVNMGIGSWYAGGRALVSTSGGGFDLMGEGVSLAGIMELPLVIHIAQRPGPGTGLPTRTEQGDLEIARYSGHGEYPRAILAPGSPEEAYDCARHAFTMADASQSPVLLLTDQYLLDSLYDIESLPLPQESPRSAIVATAPSYERYAASNTGISPRGIPGHGQGFVCVDSDEHDSQGRITEDFDTRIAMVDKRMAKNTLLQTSLALPPRLYGPQLYQTLLLSWGSTGPTIQEALAHVALPEVAFLHCTQVYPLPLDMTAYIERAKRIIVIENNATGQFARLLRAETGCTIAEQWLKYNGLAFSVDEIIEKLRKEGKQ
- a CDS encoding ankyrin; its protein translation is MSTSQTDKTVCPTCMGNKVISGVCETSSEWEGIKTADQEECTSSDSCSGQVCTPDTPCPTCNGTGYV